AAATTCTCAACTAAAGCATCGTATAAGTCATTAAACTGAGAACTTTCATCCATGCCATTTTGCTTGAGTAAAGCCCACTGGATGATTGCAGTTTCAAAAAGAGCAGTTGGAGTATCGGCGTTAAATTCAATTAGTTTTATCTGTTTACCATCAAGCCCACCCGCTAAATCAAAGCGGCCATATAAGTGCCAATGAACATCATTTTCCCAGCTATCTTTTATAATATCAACTAAGTTAAAAGGAATGCCAAGTTCGTGAAAAAGGTTGTTGTCTATTACATGCTGTGCAGCAGCAACAAACATATCATATAGCTCATTTGCCGCTTCATAGTAGGCTTCACACTCATCTTTACTAACTTCTACAACTTCATCTGCTACATAACTTGTGTTATCACTATCTGTGTGCCACGAAAATCCTATACTTTCTAGATACTCAGGTGTTAAAGCATTTAGTTTTTTGATATTCATCTTATCCACCTACTGATGATGATTTAGATCCACCACCAAAAAAGCCACTTCTGCCACTTGTGCTTTTTTTAGCCGTTTGACCTTGTTTTGCATTGTTAAAACTATTTACACTTCTTTGATAACTGCTTGTGTTTTTATACGCACTTTGGCGTTGATTTTGATAAGCTGGGTTGTTAAAAAGCTTACTTCCTATCCAGCTTCCAATTATTGCACCTGCTGCACTTGCAAGTATTGCTTCACCTAGACTCATTCCACCACTACTAAGTTGAGCATTAGGATTTGTTAAATTTGAAGTACCATTATCTATCTTTGTTGCTTCTTTGGCTATTAAAGCATCCATCTCTTCTTTTGTTAGAACCTCTTCTGTTCCATCAAGTTTTTTAAGAACAACTCTAGTTTCTGCACTGGGAAATTCTTCTAAAATCTTATATCCACCGCCTTGAACTTCTTCAATAACTACAAATGCACCTGCTAACTGATTTTGCTCTTTTGTGCTACTTTGTCCATTACATCCTGATAAGCCGCCTGCTAAAACTAGCCCAAACCCACTAGCTATAGAGACTGCTACTATCTTTTTAACTCTTTTCATTATCATCCTTTATTAAAGTTGAAATTTCAAAATTCTTATCAATAAATATCATTCCTGCTTCTATTTTTATAAACTCACTATCATAAGCTTCTTTTATGATTAGCTTTTTAATCTCTTTTCTCTCTTTTTTCTTAAGATCAAGTGTGTCTAAAAAGTCCTTAAGAGAAAGCCACTTTTTTTCGCTTTTTTTATCTTGAGCAGTTTTTACTTCAATAGCTTCTATTTTATCTGTTTTTGCAAGCATGGGTTTTTCAAGTAAGCTTAAAAAATACTTAAGCTTCTCATCTCTTTCATTATAAATGGCTTTTATTTCGTCTTTTGTATTTGTTAGAATTTGCTCTTTTTCTTGATAGAGTTTTTCTTTATCGCCTTGAAGGGAGCTGATTTTTAGCTTTAAATACTCAATTTCACCTTTAAGATAGTCAATAAAATCCTTATCATTTTTGCTAGATTTTTGTGATTTTGTGTTTGTGGTAGTTTTATTATCATCTTTACTAAGAAGGACATATTTTACGCCATCTATCTCTTCGCTTTGGATGGTTTGTCGGCGAATTCTATTGTAAATAGCCTCTTTTGAAATTCCAAGTTTTTGTGCTGCATCCGCTATTGATAATCTTTCCATATTAACTAACCTTTTCGCATTTTGTTAGTTTATTGTAGCAGATTTTGATTAAATTTAGGCTAAATTTTGGAGATAAAAAGCTAACTAACAAATAGTTAGTTAGCTTCATGGGCTTAGAGTCTTGATTCGTATCTTCTAAGCATATAGAGTCTTTTTAGCATTTTCTTTCTAGCTGCAATCTTTTGCTTTTTGCGAATTTCAGTCATCGGTTCGAAATTTCTTCTAGCTCTAGCTTCAGTTACAATTAGATTTCTATCTGTTTGCTTTTTGAATCTTCTATAAGCTTCATCAAAACTCTCATTAGGATAGACCTTTACACCAGGCATTCCTAATCACCACCTTTCGTTAAAATTTGAAGAGTAATTATACTACAAAATTTATAAATTTCAAAATTTAAGGATTAAATAATTGAAATGATAGTAAAATTTAAATGTGATAAAGATATTACTATTTTAAGGACAGATTATGTATAACTATGCTAAAAAACGCTATATTAGTTTTTCTATCATAATGATTTTAGCTTTTGTGCTTCCTTTCATAAGGATTAATGGGAATCATATTTTTCTTTTAAGCTTTGATAGAAAAGAACTTCATCTATTTTTTCAAGCTTTTTCAACTCAAGAACTTTTTTTGCTTCCATTTTTGCTTATACTTTGTTTTGTTGGAATTTTTTTTATAACATCTCTTGGAGGTAGAGTTTGGTGTGGTTGGGCTTGTCCGCAGACGACATTTAGGGTTTTTTATAGAGACTTCATTCAAACAAAACTTCTTGGAATCAGAAGAAGTATAAAAAACAAGCAAGTTCAGCCAAAAAGCAATATTGTTAAAAAAGCAATTGGATTTATTATATGGGTAGTTATATCTTTAATTGTAGGTTCAAATTTTATGTGGTATTTTATACCGCCTGAGGACTTTTTTAGATATTTAGCAAATCCTAGCGAGCATCTGTTTATGATAGGCATAGTTGTAGGTATTGCGCTGTTTTTAGTGCTTGATATTGTATTTATAAAAGAGAATTTCTGTGTATATATATGCCCCTACGCTAGAATACAATCTGTTATGTTTGATAAAGACACATTTCAAGTCATATATGACGAAAAAAGAGGCGGTAAGATTTATGATGATAAGCACAATCTTATAGCAAATAAACCAACTGGTGAAGGTGATGAGTGTATAGGATGTAGAGCCTGTATAAATATCTGCCCAACTCATATAGACATAAGAAAAGGTATGCAACTTGAGTGTATAAACTGTTTAGAGTGTGCTGATGCTTGTAGTGGCGTTATGGGTAAATTAGGCAAAATTTCACTTATAAATTGGACAAGTGAAAATGCAGTAGAAACTAGAAGTGAAACAAGAGTATTTAGACCAAAAACCATTGGATATATGGCATTTTTATCACTGATATTTGTTGTTTTACTTCTTGTTGGGGCTAGTAGAGATAGCTTGCTTCTAAACATAAACCGAGATAGTGGTCTTTATAATATAAGAAAAACTCAAGATAGTTTAGTTGTAGAAAATGATTATGTATTTTTAATAGAAAATACTCATAGTAAAGATGGTAAATTTTACTTTAAAGTAGATAGTGATCTTATAAAAATAAAAAGACCAAAAGATGAATTTACAGTAAATTCAGGTAAAAAAGAGAAAGTTATCGTAACTCTTGTGATGAATGCAAGTAGTATAGAAGCCAAAGATGATGATATAAAAATTCCTATAAAAGTTAAAGCATATGCAGTTGAGAATGAAGATGAGATTAATGTGGTTAGGGATAGTGTTTTTATATTTCCAAAAAATGAGCAACTAAAAAGGTATAAAAAGTAAACCATAGGAGGGCAGATGGTGCCAAATTTAGCTAACAAAAGAGCAAAATTTAGATACAACAAAGTCCTAAATGTTGGACTTGAGCTATTTTTAGAAAAAGGGTATAACGATACTAGCTTAAATGATATAGTAGAAAGAAGTGGAGGTTCGCTTTCTACTATATATAAGTATTTTCATAATAAAGAAGGGCTTTTTAAGGCCATTATTGCAAATGGAATCAATAGATTCAGTGATGAACTTGAAAAAAATATAAATTTAAATGACTCTCTTTTGCTAGAAGAATTTTTATATAAATTTGGACACTCTTACTTCATAAGTATATTTTCTTCAAAGAGTATAGCTTTTTTCAAGCTAGTTTTAAGCGAGTGTTTTAATAGAGACACTATTGCTATAGGTAGAGATTTTGTAAGAGATATTGATACTTTTATGAGTGGTAGGCTTACTGAATTTTTTAAAAATGATCCAGATATGATGAAATTTAGTAGCGACGAGCTTATGAATTATGCTAGTTTTTTTACATATCTTGCAAGAGAACCATACTTTACAAATGCTCTGTTTTATGGAATAGAGCCAAATTTAACAGATAATCAATTGGAAAATCATCTTAAAAATATTATAAAAATCTTTTTATATGGAATCTTAAAGTAGTTTCATAGTTTTTTAAACTAAATGGAGTATAATTTTATTTTATTTAATTTAAAAGGCTATTTGTGCAAAAAAATATATATAAGAGACGAAGAATTTATGCGTGGGGAGTTATAGTTGGAATTTCAACCATTTCATTTTTTATATCTGAAATTCCACTTTTAAAATCTCTAGCCATAAGCCCTTTGATCATAGCAGTAATTTTTGGTTCAGTATATGGCAACACCGCTAAAATTGGCACAAAAATTCTCTATAAAACAAAATCTATAGCCATTTCAACTAAACAAATTCTAAGACTTGGAATTATACTTTATGGTTTTCGTATCACTTTTTCTGATATCGCTTTTGTTGGAGTAAATGGCATTTTAATGGCTTTTGTCATGGTATTTTCAACATTTTTTGTAGGATTTTTGATAGGAAAAGCTCTTGGTTTAGATACAAAAAGCACGACGCTTATTAGTTCGGGAAGCTCTATTTGTGGTGCTGCTGCTGTTTTGGCAACTGAGAGTATGACAAAAGGCGGCTCATCTAGAGTTGGTGTTGCTGTTACTACTGTTGTAGTTTTTGGTACTATTACTATGTTTATCTATCCTTTTGTATTTAAGATAGGAGTTTTACCATTTAGTCAAAAAGAGATTGGATTTTTTCTAGGTGGAACTTTACATGAAGTAGCTCACGCTGTAGGTGCTGGTGCAGCTGTTGGGGGCATGAGTGAACAAATTTCTATAATTATAAAGATGCTAAGAGTTCTTATGCTTATGCCGTTTTTAATACTACTTAGTTTTTTAAATAAAAATAAAGAGCACAGTATAAAAGATAGCATTCCATACTTTGCTATATGGTTTATAGTAGCAGTTGTTGTTGGTTCTGTCATGCCATTTAGAACCGAGATTATTCCGTATATAAATTTTTTAGATACTTTTATGCTAACTATAGCAATGGTTGGACTAGGTATTGGTATAAGAAAAGATATATTTAAAAGCGCTGGCAAAAAACCATTTATTCTTGCTTTTGGACTTCTTTTGTGGTTAATACTTTTTGGTGGAGTTGCTTCTAAAATTTTAGGCTAAAATCTAGTTATAAAATAGAATAATTAAACATTAATAGTTTAAATTTAGTTTATAAAAAAAGTATAAAATCACCTATACACAGCTGTTTATGGTATTTTTTAGTATAATTATCGGACTAATTATTAAATATTCGTTGATAAAATTTACACTAATTAAGTATAATTACAACTGTTTTATAGTAATTGATATTACACATTAAAGGAATGGTATGAGTAAATTTAGAAAAGCACTTATTTTTTCATCTTGCTTGTTTGTTTTAGCAGGTTGTGCTGATGGCGGAAAAGATGCAAAAGCAAAAGGTTCTATGAGAGATCAAGGACCTGTTCCGGTAGGAATCTTTACTGCTAAGATGGCTGATGAGCCTATAGTTTTAGAGTACCCTGCTAGGGTAGTAAGTGATCAAGATGTAGATATTGTTGCAAAGATTTCAGGTACTATAGAAAAGCAGAATTTTAAAGCCGGGGACAAAATAAAAAAAGGCGATGAGCTGTTTTTGATAGAACCTGACAAATATGAAGCTGCTTATGAGATGGCGGCGGCAAACCTTAGCTTAGCAAATGCAAATCTTGAAAAAGCTAGACTTGATTATAATAGAGCTTCAAGGCTTAAAAGATCAAATTCTATAAGCCAACAAGAATTTGACGCAGCTAGTGCGGCTTATAATAGCGCTTTAGCATCTATAAAAAGTAGCGAAGCAGCACAAAAAAATGCAGCTGTAGATATGAACTATACTAAAGTTATAGCACCATTTAGTGGGGTTGTAGGAGATCCGTATGTTGATGTTGGTGAGTTTGTATCGCCAGGAGCGAATGCTAGACTTGTAAGACTTACAAAACTTGATGTTGTAAATGCAGAATTTGCTATTCCAGATATTGATGCTTTGACGATTAATAATCAAAAAAATGGTGGCGAGTGGGCTCAAAATGGCTCTCTTGCAACACTTAAAGTTGGTGATAGAGAGTATAATGGAACTATTACTTTCATAGATAGAGTTTTAGATGAAAAAACAGGTTCTATAGCTGCAAAAGCTAGTTTTGAAAATAAAGATGGCTCTCTTCTTCCTGATTCATTTGCAAGAGTGAGAATGGACGGACTTTATCAAAAAGATGGCTTTAAAATTCCACAAGTTGCAGTTATGCAAGACCTTTCTGACTCATTTGTATATGTTATAGAAGATGGAAGTGCTTCAAAAAAGATTGTAAAAGTAGTTTCTGAAACCGGAGAGTACTCTATCGTTTCTAGTGGATTAAATGATGGTGATAAAGTGATAATAGATAACCTTATGAAAGTAAGGGTAGGAACACCTGTTCAGATAGTCCAAGAGGTTAAGTGATGTCAAAATTCTTCATACATAGACCGATATTTGCATCGGTTTTGTCTATTATAGTAGTTATCGCTGGTCTTGTATCTATGGCGGTTTTACCAGTTGAGGAGTATCCTCAGCTTACTCCACCTAGAATTATGGTTATGGCAACTTATAGTGGAGCTGATGCTGAAACTATTGCTGAAACTGTTGCTGCACCTTTAGAAGATGCAATAAATGGTGTTGAGGATATGATCTATATGCAGTCAACTTCAAGTTCATCAGGTGAGCTTAGTCTTAGTGTTTATTTTGAAGTTGGAACAGATCCACAAGAAGCTCTTGTTAATGTTAACAACCGTATAAGCATTGCCGAACCAAGACTTCCTGCTGAAGTTGCAAGACTTGGAGTTAGGGCTTTTGAGATGAGTCCAAACATTCTTGAGGTTGTATCTTTTTATGATCCAACAGAGCAGATGGATCAAGTTGATGCTTATAACTATCTTGCTGTAAATGTCGTTGATGAGTTAAAAAGAGTTCCTGGCGTGGGTAATGTTGTAGCTGTTGGAAATAAAGATTATTCTATGAGAATCTGGGTTGATCCTGATAAACTTAAGCATTATGATCTTACAATTTCTGAAGTAACAGCAGCTATTAGAGAACAAAACTCACAATATGCCACTGGTAAATTTGGACAAGAACCAACAAAATCAGAAAATGCCTATGTATATATTATCAAGCCAGAAGGGCGTTTGATTAAAACAAGCGAATTTGAAAACATAATACTTAGAAGTGATAAATTTGGTTCAGCACTTAAGCTAAAAGATGTTGCAACTATCTCTCTTGATGCAGAACAGCACTTTTTTGAAGCTAGATACGGTAAACATCCAATGACACCTGTTTTGATATTTACTCAAAGCAGTGCAAATGCATTAGCAACAGCAGAAGCTGTAAATGCAAAACTTGAAGAGCTTAGCCCTACATTTCCTGGTGGTTTGACTTACTCTATAAGTTATGATACAACAGAATTTGTTAAAGTTAGTGTTGGAGCTGTTGTTAAGACATTTATTGAAGCTATGGTTCTTGTTATGGTTATTATGTATCTTTTCTTAGGAAATATAAGAGCTACGATTATACCTATGCTTGCTATACCAGTATCTATTGTTGGAGCTTTTGCTGGAATGCTTGCAATGGGCTTTTCCATAAATATGATTACGCTTTTTGCTATGATTTTGGCAATTGGTATCGTTGTTGATGATGCCATCATTGTTGTAGAAAATGTGGAGCGTATTTTAGAAGAAGATCCTGAAATTTCAGTTATTAAAGCTACAGAGAAAGCTATGGAAGAAATTTTTGCCGCAGTTGTCTCTATCGTATTGGTTCTTTCAGCTGTTTTTATTCCAGTTGCTTTTTTAGAGGGTTTTGTTGGAATTATGCAAAAGCAGTTTGGTTTAACTATGGTTGTTGCTATTGTAATATCAGGAATTTGTGCTCTAACTCTAACTCCAGCACTATGTGCTATGCTTTTAAAAAGAAAAGAAAAGCGACCATTTTGGTTTGTTAGAGGATTTAATAAAATATTTGACTACTCAACAGATGTATACTCTTGGATAGTTAAATGGATACTAAAAGTTCCGATTTTCTCAGTTTTAGTTTTTATTGGAATTGTGTTTTTAACATCTGTAATGTTTAAAGTTGTACCTGGCGGACTTGTTCCAAATGAAGATAAGGGAAGCCTTATGGTTATCAACCAACTTCCTTCAGCTGCAGCTATAAATAGAACCTTATCTCATGGTGTTGAACTTCAAAATAGCATTGCTGATGAAAAAGAGGTTGACTCAACCGGACTTATGGCAGGGTATGATCTTCTTTCTGGCAACCTTAGAGAAAACGCTGCCATTATGTTTGTTAAGCTTAATCCTTGGGATGACAGACCACTTGAGAGCCAAAGTTCATTTGCACTTGCTGCTAAATATAACGCTATGTTTGCACAAAATCGCCATGGTTTAAGCTTTGTTTTAAATCCACCACCAATTAGTGGTCTTTCAACCACTGGAGGATTTGAGTTATATGCACAATCAAGTTCTGGTAAGACATATAAAGAGATAGAGGCTGATATGGGCAAAGTTGTTGCTAAGGCAAATGAGCGTCCTGAACTTATGATGGTAAGGACTACTCTTGATACGAATTTTCCTCAGTATGATATATCTGTAGATAAAGATAAAGCAAAGATGATGGGTGTAAATATTGCTGATATCTTTACAACTATAAATGCAACCATCGGTAGCTACTATGTAAATGACTTTAATATGTTAGGCAAAACTTACAAGGTAAGAATTTCAGCAGATAGCGACTTTAGAGATAGTGAACAAGCTATTAGAAATATCTTTGTTAAAAGCATGACAACAGGAGAGATGATACCAGTTAGCACTCTTGTAACACTTAAAAAAAGCCTTGGACCTGATAATGTTGATAGATTTAATGGTCTTCCAGCAGCTAAGGTTATGGGCGAACCAGCACCAGGATATACATCTGGTCAGGCAATAGGTGCGATAAGTGAAGTAATGGCTGAGGTTTTTCCAAATAATGAGTACTCTATAGGTTGGTCAGGAACAGCTTATCAAGAGGTTCATACAAGCGGAACTGGAACGATAGCATTTATCTTTGGTATGATATTTGTGTATCTAATCTTAGCTGCTCAGTATGAAAGATGGCTAATGCCAATAGCAGTTCTAACAGCTGTGCCATTCTCGGTTCTTGGGGCTTTAGGTGCTGCTTATATCGGTGGGCAAAACAATGATGTTTATTTCCAAATCGGACTACTTTTGCTGATAGGACTTGGTGCTAAAAACGCTATTTTGATTGTGGAATTTGCTATGGCAGCTCATGAAAAAGAAGGAAAGAATTTAATTGAAGCTGGAATTCAAGCTGCAAAACTTAGATTTAGACCAATTGTTATGACATCTTTAGCTTTTACTCTGGGGGTTTTACCACTTGCTCTAAGCAGTGGAGCTGGAGCGGCAAGTAGACATGCTGTTGGTATACCAGTAATTGGTGGTATGATAGCAGCATCAACGATTGCGATTTTGTTTATTCCATCATTTTACTATTTGGTTGAGTCATTTAACAACTTGCTAGATAGAATTTTTGGTGATAATAAGTCAAAACAGAGTCCAGCTGTTACCCAAAATAGCGATATGGAGATCATAGATGATGATAGGAGAGTTCATGTTAAGTAAAAAGAGTTTAATTAGTGTAGTTGCTATATCATTATTTTTAACTGGTTGCTCTTTTAAGCCAGTTACTCCGCTAAAAGATGCTAGTTTTAAAGCAACTTATGCTACAACAAATATAAATGATATGTGGTGGATGGATTTTAAAGATCCAAATTTAAACACACTTGTAGATAGTGCCTTAAAGCATAATTCAGATCTAGCCTTAGCACTAAACAATATTGAAATAGCCAGAGTTAGCTTAGGGTTAAGTAGGCTTGATTACTTGCCAAATTTTGGATACGGTGCAACCGCTGGTGGTCAAAATAACCTTCCGATGAGACCAAATGCTAACTCTAGTGAAGCTTACTCAGCTAATATAAATATGAGTTATGAGATAGATTTATGGGGTAGGGTAAGAAATGGCGTTAGGGCAAATGAAGCTAAATATCTAGCTACAAAATATGATTATGATTCAGCAAGACTTTCAATTGCAAGCAATGTGGTTACGACTTATTTTAGGCTTCTTTTCTTAAAAGAGCAAGAAAGTATCTTAGAAGATACTCTTGCTAGCTATACAAGAACTCTAAATTTTAGAAAAAACCAACTAGGAGCTGGAGCTATAAGCTCTATAGTTTACTATCAAGCAAAAGCCCAAGTTGACTCAGCTAAAGCAAAAATTACTGAAGTTAGAAATGAACTATCTAGTACAAATACTGCTTTAGCACTTTTAACTGGTAAAAACTACAATGAAATTTTATATAAAAATATATCTACAAATAGAAATACTCTTCCAACGATGCCAGTAGTTCCAAGTGGAGTTCCATCAGATCTACTTTTGCATAGAGCAGACGTTGCTGCATCTTTAGAAAGACTTAGAGCTTCAAATTTCTTAGTTGGTGTTTCGAGGGCTAATTATTTTCCAAGTCTGTCTTTAACTGGAAATTTAGGATATATGAGTAGTGATTTTAGTAGATTGTTCGCTACAGCAGCAAATAGCTGGAGTATAGCAGGCTCTCTGGTAGGACCACTTTTAGACTTTGGTAGAACCTCAAAAAGAGTTCAAATTTCAAATTTAGAGCAAAATGCTAGTTTTATTAACTACGATAAGACTTTAAAAAATGCCTTTGGTGAAGTTAGAGATGCGTTAGTTAATAGAGAAAACGCCCTTCTTTTACAAGATAGTATGCAAAATTTATACAAATCACAACAAAATGTTTATAATATAGCTAGCAACCGCTATAAAGCTGGATATAGTGATAACTTAGAACTGCTTGATGCTCAAAGAGGGCTTTTAAACGCAAGACTTAGCCTTGCATCAGCAAGACTTGGCGTTGCAAATAGCGTAGTTGGCGTTTATAAAGCTCTAGGTGGTGGATTTACGCTCAAAGACAGTAGAGCAAAAGCTTTACTAGAAGCTAACAAAACTGTAGAACCTACAACATCTACTAATCCATTTGGCGATCTTAAATACTAAATTTAACCCCTACTTTGGGGTTAAAACTTTAATATTTAAAATGTTTACCCTTTTGTCATATAATGTTAATACATTTTTTAAAAGGAGATAAAATGGCAGAAGTTACAACAGAGTCACTTAAAAAAGATTTAGATGCACTTAAAAAAGATTTTGAGTCGCTTACTAAGAATTTGAAGAAAACAACAGAAGAAGAAGTAAGCAAGAAATTTGACTCTATTAGTGAAGAGCTATCTTTAGAAGAGCTTAAAAAATCTATTGAAGAGTTAAAACTTAAAGGTAAACAAGGTTTTGAAGATGCAAAAGACAAAGGCAAACAAGTTTTAGAAGACGTAAAAGACAGAGGCGAAGACTTTTTCAACAAAGCTGAAAGTTGCGTGAAAGATGATCCGCTAAAAAGCGTTGCTATCACTTTTGGTGTTGGCTTTATTTTTGGATGGCTGATGAGAAAATAATGGGAAATTTCTCACTATCAGAATTTTTTATATCTGCTGTTGAGCTAGTTGAAGCTGAGGCTTACAACATAAAAGATTCATTTGTAAAAAGTGCAAATGGAATAGTTTTTATGATTGTGGTGGCAGCTTTGGCTATTGTAGGTTCGGTATTTTTGTTTATTGGAGTTTTCTTGCTTCTTGAACTTTGGACTGGTAAAATTTTGGCTTACTTTTTAACAGCTGGGATAATCTTTACTGTAGTTTTAATACTATATGGAGTCTCTCTTGCTAAGCATAAGTGAAAGAAAGCTTACGGATGCTAAGCTGAATTTGATAAAAAATAGATCCAAAATGAAAGAAAGTGACTATAAAATAGAGATGGCAAAGCTAAAACTTAGAAAAAATGACCCAACTTATACCATAAGTAGCGAGTTAAATTTGCTAAGGCAAGGAAGTCTTAGCACAGCTATTTTTAGCTTTATAGATAGAAATTTCATACTTCCATATATTGCTAAATTTATGGGAAAAAAGAGATAGTTTAGGCTATCTCTTTTAGATTAAGAGATTAAGATTTATTTAAATTTCAAATATCTTAAATTTCACAGTAAACTTAAAAATCGCAAAAAATGTATCGGCGATAAAAATTTAAAAAGGATAATAAATGGTATTTCAAACAATTCAAAAAATCTTTCAAATTTACAAAACGGTAAAAATTTAGCTAAGAAACTAGGCTATTATAGTTTAAATAACTTTAATAAAGCTATTTTAAAAGTTGCTAATGCTAAAAGCTTAGATGAGTTTTTAAATGATGGCTATTATGACTATATAAATAGTTCTGAGAGTTTAGTTACTAAACTTGCTAATGCTTTTAATTTAGATATTAAAGACGAGCTAAACCAAGCTAAGATTATAAATAACGAAAGGGCTAAATTTAAAAATTGCTACGCTTATATAGATACAAATTTTAAACGAAACTCTTGTCCTATTTTTAAAATAGCTATGATGTTTAGATTAAGATATATAAGCCTAAATTTAAAAGAGCTATATTTTAAAAATTTAGACACTCAGCTAAAGATAATTTCAAATATTTTAAAAAATCATTATAAAATGACAAAATCTCTACCTTTGTTTGGCGACATAGCAGGATATAACGCTCATTTTTTGGGCAAAATTTACCCTTTTGATGTAAGTGGCGATTTAAAAGGTGAAGCTATTAGCGAAAGTGAAGCTTGGATAAAGGTTTAATATGAGAGTTTTATATATACATGTATTAAATGGTAGTTGTAACGGAAGTACTGGAAGTTTTGTAAGATAATTTTTAATGGTAAGTTTATAGAACAAAATTTTAACATGCTTAACTATAGCGAAACGATGGAAATTTTATCAAATTTAAAATTTGATATGGTTGTGGCATCTTCTTTTGGATGCTTTTATGCACTTCATTTAGAAAATGTGCCTAAAATTCTAATAAATCCTTGTTTACACCCATCAGTAGAGATTCCAAAACTAACAAAAACTAAGGCAAATTTTGCTAGTGAATTTTCTAAAATAGAGAAAAAATTATATTCAAAGGAGAAAATGATAAAAGACGTATTTGGTATATTTGGAAATAGCGATGAGCTATTTAGTTATTTAGACGAGTTTAAATCAAATTTTAGCTTTAAAGATTTAAATTATGCTGTTGTAAATGGCAAGCATAAGATATCTAAAGGTGAGCTAGAAAAAGGTTTTATTAAGGCTAGAGATTATTTTAATGTTTAAAGATTTTCATAAAAAGGCATTATTCATTATATGCAAATTCAACATTTTGAGATAACAATATACTAGGTGAAAGCATTTTTCTAAGTGAATTTAATGCTATGTAAAGGTTAAATTAAAGAGTTTACAAAATGCTAAAAATGAAGAATATTTTCTTATAGATACGGAGAGAAATATAGGATAATTTGATACTGCTTTTATGTCTGGAGTGGTAAGCTAGATGAGTATATGCAATGTTATGGTACTTTTTTGACACAACTAATTTTGATATGTTTTGAAACAATAATTATAAATTATAAGAGATAGAGAGTGGCTACTGTGAAGCAGATCTAGATGCAAAAAATTATAACTATTTTAAAGGAGAGAGAATTATAGATCAATACTTAGTTCAAAGTTAAAGATGGCGTTGCTAAGGGGCTATTTGCTTATAGCTTTATTTAAGAAGAAGGTGAAATATTTTAAATAAAAGGCTACGAAAGCAGCCTTTTGCTAATCTTTCTCTTTATTATTAAAAATATAACTGGCATAATCCAAAATTTTA
The sequence above is a segment of the Campylobacter corcagiensis genome. Coding sequences within it:
- a CDS encoding UPF0323 family lipoprotein produces the protein MKRVKKIVAVSIASGFGLVLAGGLSGCNGQSSTKEQNQLAGAFVVIEEVQGGGYKILEEFPSAETRVVLKKLDGTEEVLTKEEMDALIAKEATKIDNGTSNLTNPNAQLSSGGMSLGEAILASAAGAIIGSWIGSKLFNNPAYQNQRQSAYKNTSSYQRSVNSFNNAKQGQTAKKSTSGRSGFFGGGSKSSSVGG
- the rpsU gene encoding 30S ribosomal protein S21, with the protein product MPGVKVYPNESFDEAYRRFKKQTDRNLIVTEARARRNFEPMTEIRKKQKIAARKKMLKRLYMLRRYESRL
- the ccoG gene encoding cytochrome c oxidase accessory protein CcoG — protein: MYNYAKKRYISFSIIMILAFVLPFIRINGNHIFLLSFDRKELHLFFQAFSTQELFLLPFLLILCFVGIFFITSLGGRVWCGWACPQTTFRVFYRDFIQTKLLGIRRSIKNKQVQPKSNIVKKAIGFIIWVVISLIVGSNFMWYFIPPEDFFRYLANPSEHLFMIGIVVGIALFLVLDIVFIKENFCVYICPYARIQSVMFDKDTFQVIYDEKRGGKIYDDKHNLIANKPTGEGDECIGCRACINICPTHIDIRKGMQLECINCLECADACSGVMGKLGKISLINWTSENAVETRSETRVFRPKTIGYMAFLSLIFVVLLLVGASRDSLLLNINRDSGLYNIRKTQDSLVVENDYVFLIENTHSKDGKFYFKVDSDLIKIKRPKDEFTVNSGKKEKVIVTLVMNASSIEAKDDDIKIPIKVKAYAVENEDEINVVRDSVFIFPKNEQLKRYKK
- a CDS encoding TetR/AcrR family transcriptional regulator, which gives rise to MVPNLANKRAKFRYNKVLNVGLELFLEKGYNDTSLNDIVERSGGSLSTIYKYFHNKEGLFKAIIANGINRFSDELEKNINLNDSLLLEEFLYKFGHSYFISIFSSKSIAFFKLVLSECFNRDTIAIGRDFVRDIDTFMSGRLTEFFKNDPDMMKFSSDELMNYASFFTYLAREPYFTNALFYGIEPNLTDNQLENHLKNIIKIFLYGILK
- a CDS encoding YeiH family protein, which produces MQKNIYKRRRIYAWGVIVGISTISFFISEIPLLKSLAISPLIIAVIFGSVYGNTAKIGTKILYKTKSIAISTKQILRLGIILYGFRITFSDIAFVGVNGILMAFVMVFSTFFVGFLIGKALGLDTKSTTLISSGSSICGAAAVLATESMTKGGSSRVGVAVTTVVVFGTITMFIYPFVFKIGVLPFSQKEIGFFLGGTLHEVAHAVGAGAAVGGMSEQISIIIKMLRVLMLMPFLILLSFLNKNKEHSIKDSIPYFAIWFIVAVVVGSVMPFRTEIIPYINFLDTFMLTIAMVGLGIGIRKDIFKSAGKKPFILAFGLLLWLILFGGVASKILG
- a CDS encoding efflux RND transporter periplasmic adaptor subunit, with amino-acid sequence MSKFRKALIFSSCLFVLAGCADGGKDAKAKGSMRDQGPVPVGIFTAKMADEPIVLEYPARVVSDQDVDIVAKISGTIEKQNFKAGDKIKKGDELFLIEPDKYEAAYEMAAANLSLANANLEKARLDYNRASRLKRSNSISQQEFDAASAAYNSALASIKSSEAAQKNAAVDMNYTKVIAPFSGVVGDPYVDVGEFVSPGANARLVRLTKLDVVNAEFAIPDIDALTINNQKNGGEWAQNGSLATLKVGDREYNGTITFIDRVLDEKTGSIAAKASFENKDGSLLPDSFARVRMDGLYQKDGFKIPQVAVMQDLSDSFVYVIEDGSASKKIVKVVSETGEYSIVSSGLNDGDKVIIDNLMKVRVGTPVQIVQEVK